Proteins co-encoded in one Haloarcula sp. DT43 genomic window:
- a CDS encoding type IV pilin → MSLKSQVFLANTPEYGVSPVVGVILMVAVTVVISAIIGAFVFDLGDSVSDSSASSNLGVRISENAGDVEVLVTTGTTDRLDLLVDSTVEDSKNDVSPGDTLMASGVATDAKLTVRALNDGKQTVVASETVQDGTSSSISSNTLVVAKDGSEDYTSIDHAVSNSSDDDAIILTGDTYSPDDVLIENNVTIRAEDGANVVLDGSSFGSGSQAFEIGPYSNVVIDDLTIQYYDTAIKADYTEGTWTVKNATLTDNGYGVQAPYTSGAWAVKNSTIMNNANYGIDAYMASTQGDATENWWGDTNPDDQVNGNVSTSPYCDDSSCSSTSP, encoded by the coding sequence ATGAGTTTAAAGTCTCAAGTGTTCCTTGCGAACACCCCTGAATATGGAGTATCGCCTGTCGTAGGAGTCATTCTGATGGTTGCCGTGACAGTCGTTATAAGTGCCATCATCGGTGCATTCGTCTTCGACTTAGGAGACAGCGTTAGCGATTCGTCGGCGTCTTCTAACCTCGGTGTTCGAATCAGCGAGAATGCCGGAGATGTTGAAGTCCTCGTAACCACGGGGACAACTGACCGGCTCGACCTCCTCGTCGATTCGACTGTTGAAGACTCGAAGAACGACGTATCGCCGGGAGACACGCTTATGGCCTCGGGCGTTGCCACCGATGCAAAGCTGACTGTGCGTGCGCTGAACGACGGAAAGCAGACAGTTGTCGCCAGCGAGACTGTTCAGGACGGTACTAGCAGTAGTATTTCGTCGAATACTCTCGTCGTCGCCAAAGACGGCTCGGAAGATTACACGTCCATCGACCATGCTGTCAGTAATTCATCCGATGATGATGCCATCATTCTGACAGGGGACACATATTCTCCTGACGACGTTCTTATCGAGAACAACGTAACAATTCGTGCCGAAGACGGTGCTAACGTCGTCCTCGATGGGTCCTCGTTCGGGAGTGGGTCTCAGGCGTTCGAAATCGGCCCGTACTCGAACGTGGTCATCGACGACCTCACGATTCAGTACTACGACACGGCCATCAAAGCCGATTATACTGAAGGTACGTGGACGGTCAAGAACGCTACGTTGACCGACAACGGCTACGGTGTTCAAGCACCGTACACGTCTGGTGCATGGGCAGTCAAGAACTCGACCATTATGAACAACGCCAATTACGGAATTGACGCATATATGGCGAGTACGCAAGGTGATGCGACCGAGAACTGGTGGGGTGACACCAACCCAGACGACCAAGTGAACGGAAACGTCTCCACTTCGCCGTACTGTGACGACTCGTCGTGCAGTTCGACCAGCCCGTAA
- a CDS encoding recombinase family protein yields the protein MSEPEARTEALRAYGYTRLSQESRTSIDDQKESITDYAADREGLNLVEVLDDGQHQTGYETESRAEYRRLTDLIQSGDVDAVVIRGVERLGRDFDERQMFIIWCRQNGVELHDTERGRIPIEDEYTAGVEGIHAASDHKGKEKEIERARKAVQKRVDDPDCFHGEPPKGLTYDEAKRGLVVDDEQREAFEEAMEVIRFREDGRTYTEIETKTGVNRARISRILNKQADWFKRANRLKNGDT from the coding sequence ATGAGTGAACCAGAAGCCCGAACCGAGGCTCTGCGAGCGTACGGATACACCCGACTGTCCCAAGAGTCTCGTACCAGTATCGACGACCAGAAGGAGAGCATCACGGACTATGCCGCCGACAGAGAGGGACTGAACCTCGTCGAAGTCCTCGACGACGGCCAGCACCAGACGGGCTACGAGACCGAATCACGGGCCGAGTACCGTCGCCTCACCGACCTCATACAGTCGGGTGACGTGGACGCTGTGGTCATTCGAGGGGTTGAGCGGCTCGGGCGAGATTTCGATGAACGGCAGATGTTCATCATCTGGTGTCGGCAGAATGGCGTCGAACTCCACGACACCGAGCGAGGTCGAATTCCCATCGAGGACGAATACACGGCAGGCGTCGAGGGAATCCACGCCGCCTCCGACCACAAAGGCAAGGAGAAGGAAATCGAGCGAGCCCGCAAAGCGGTACAGAAGCGAGTGGACGACCCTGATTGCTTTCACGGCGAGCCGCCGAAGGGCCTCACCTACGACGAGGCGAAGCGAGGTCTCGTCGTGGACGATGAACAGCGAGAGGCGTTCGAGGAGGCGATGGAGGTCATCCGGTTTCGGGAAGACGGGCGTACGTACACGGAGATAGAGACTAAGACCGGCGTCAACCGTGCTCGCATCTCTCGCATCTTGAATAAGCAGGCGGACTGGTTCAAGCGAGCGAATCGGCTGAAGAACGGTGATACGTGA
- a CDS encoding DNA adenine methylase: protein MVSPILKWAGGKRQLLDELYQRFPESYQHFHEPFFGGGALFFDIEPENGTINDTNSRLVNFYEQVRDRPEELIKKCREFQHPEDDPDPEREFSESNRKGRDIDEYYYQQRELFNRRPHDEEFDKLEEAALLLYLNRTCYNGLYRENSSGGFNVPIGRYSNPDWVRESEIRKASQVLEETTIFNDDFDYILDEAEAGDLVYFDPPYEPMSPTAYFNDYSAEGFGKEDQKRLLETAQELNERGVYVILSNSGVMYEMYDEAGFHVEVEGATRAINSDADNRDEVDEIIATNIPESERGSRGQVSLGNFE from the coding sequence ATGGTCTCACCGATTCTGAAGTGGGCTGGCGGGAAGAGACAGTTGTTAGATGAGTTGTATCAACGGTTCCCCGAGTCCTATCAACACTTCCATGAGCCATTCTTTGGCGGAGGAGCACTCTTCTTCGACATCGAACCAGAGAACGGCACTATTAACGATACGAACTCTCGGCTGGTGAATTTCTACGAGCAGGTGCGGGACCGACCCGAAGAACTCATCAAAAAGTGCCGGGAGTTTCAGCACCCCGAAGACGACCCAGACCCCGAAAGGGAATTCTCGGAAAGCAACCGGAAGGGGCGGGATATTGATGAGTACTACTACCAGCAACGAGAACTTTTCAATCGCCGCCCACATGATGAAGAATTCGACAAATTGGAGGAGGCCGCTCTGTTACTGTACCTGAACCGCACGTGCTACAACGGGCTATATCGTGAGAACAGTAGCGGTGGATTCAACGTCCCCATCGGGCGGTACAGCAACCCAGATTGGGTTCGAGAAAGCGAGATTCGAAAGGCGAGCCAAGTGCTGGAGGAAACCACGATATTCAACGACGACTTCGATTACATCCTCGATGAGGCCGAAGCTGGCGACCTCGTGTATTTCGACCCGCCCTACGAACCGATGAGTCCAACGGCATACTTCAACGACTACTCTGCAGAGGGATTCGGGAAAGAGGACCAGAAACGACTGCTGGAAACCGCACAAGAACTGAATGAACGAGGCGTCTACGTAATCCTCAGCAATAGCGGTGTGATGTACGAGATGTACGATGAAGCAGGCTTCCACGTTGAGGTGGAAGGGGCCACTCGTGCAATCAATAGTGACGCCGACAATCGAGATGAGGTAGACGAAATCATCGCCACTAACATCCCCGAAAGCGAGCGAGGGTCACGGGGACAAGTATCTCTCGGGAACTTCGAGTAA
- a CDS encoding ribonuclease H-like domain-containing protein, whose protein sequence is MQSFTQQRSYVAFDIETSGLESSQAITVAGLLPPDRNASVILNTECREPDEQDIISVVEDMSRNKLELRVVPDEQALLDKLAHLVVERFDKEYNTLIAYNAETWRSGFDFPYLRTKCKQHEMDWPLSGVSFLDLFEVVEKRFNTTVAEKSDDGEGPMEKNDLVGAHRLLCQPDNEFDPFEDSARAVSCHYNGDWTNLVLHNVSDLHRTLDLGEAAKQYASPRDLKSYKL, encoded by the coding sequence ATGCAATCATTCACCCAACAACGAAGCTACGTCGCATTCGACATCGAAACAAGCGGTCTGGAGTCCTCACAGGCAATCACAGTGGCGGGGCTACTTCCGCCCGACCGAAACGCTTCGGTCATCTTGAACACCGAGTGTCGGGAGCCAGACGAGCAGGACATCATCTCTGTTGTCGAGGATATGAGTCGTAACAAGCTGGAGTTACGGGTCGTTCCTGATGAGCAGGCACTCCTCGACAAACTCGCTCACCTCGTCGTCGAACGATTCGACAAGGAGTACAATACGCTCATCGCTTACAACGCCGAAACGTGGCGGTCGGGATTCGACTTCCCGTACCTGCGGACGAAGTGTAAGCAACACGAGATGGACTGGCCGCTTAGTGGGGTCTCTTTCCTCGACCTGTTCGAGGTGGTGGAGAAACGTTTCAACACGACTGTAGCCGAGAAATCCGATGACGGGGAGGGGCCTATGGAGAAGAACGACCTCGTGGGGGCTCATCGCCTACTGTGCCAGCCCGACAACGAATTCGACCCGTTCGAGGATTCAGCCCGAGCCGTCTCCTGCCACTATAACGGGGACTGGACGAACCTTGTCCTGCACAACGTGAGCGACCTACATCGGACACTCGACCTCGGGGAGGCCGCTAAACAGTACGCCAGCCCCCGAGACCTCAAGTCGTACAAACTATGA
- a CDS encoding right-handed parallel beta-helix repeat-containing protein: MVVEEQTTPDEPCGMDPCGEDDEQEYNVSTPTENNSTNDSVSGSENSDISEPDEEPAVSKPTAEPSISFSDGRVINVDQDTAYDDIQPAVNDANPGDTLRADTGTYEGQHEYEGYGAVAIINKSITLIAEDGAVLKGTGTQYWANNPTSAGFVVTADDVTIRGFDGTNHNTGIALYDSDNTVIEATSFDNGNIWATGSDGASFIGNDVTRLSFCRSSDVTVRGNTVENQLAVNNGADGAYVVQNDIGWLFVGNGANVEVDENSITRVQVQKATLDAHDNTITGSNEYGVEIMHSTATLTNNVITGNNGGVMVTMLNDNFPTSDVTLRYNQLYDNNVQSSVNLGDVALDDGRTTIDARQNYWGQSGGPNNYQLKRATHSYPEKIDVSDHCTKQGCSDKK; encoded by the coding sequence GTGGTCGTCGAGGAGCAAACGACTCCTGACGAGCCGTGCGGGATGGACCCGTGTGGTGAGGATGATGAACAGGAGTACAACGTCTCGACTCCCACAGAGAACAACTCCACCAACGATAGCGTCTCAGGCTCGGAGAACTCTGATATATCTGAGCCGGATGAAGAGCCTGCTGTATCTAAGCCGACCGCAGAGCCGTCCATCAGTTTCAGCGACGGACGAGTCATCAACGTTGACCAAGATACGGCATACGACGATATTCAGCCTGCTGTGAACGATGCGAATCCCGGTGACACACTCCGAGCGGATACTGGGACGTACGAAGGTCAGCACGAATACGAAGGATACGGAGCAGTCGCCATCATCAACAAGAGCATCACTCTCATCGCAGAGGACGGCGCTGTTCTCAAAGGGACGGGGACACAGTACTGGGCGAATAATCCGACCTCTGCTGGCTTCGTTGTCACCGCAGACGACGTGACCATCCGAGGATTCGATGGGACGAACCACAATACGGGCATCGCCCTCTATGACTCGGACAATACCGTCATCGAGGCAACCTCGTTCGACAACGGTAATATCTGGGCCACGGGCTCGGATGGGGCTTCTTTCATCGGCAACGATGTGACGAGGTTGAGTTTCTGTCGCTCGTCCGATGTTACTGTGCGAGGTAATACCGTCGAGAATCAGTTGGCCGTCAACAACGGTGCAGACGGGGCTTACGTCGTACAGAATGACATCGGATGGCTGTTCGTCGGCAACGGGGCGAACGTCGAAGTCGATGAGAACTCGATAACCCGAGTGCAGGTTCAGAAAGCCACCCTTGACGCCCACGATAACACCATCACAGGGAGCAACGAGTACGGCGTCGAGATTATGCACTCGACCGCTACGCTCACGAATAACGTCATTACAGGGAACAACGGGGGCGTCATGGTGACGATGCTGAACGACAACTTCCCGACCTCGGACGTGACCCTCCGCTACAACCAACTCTATGACAACAACGTCCAGTCGAGCGTCAACCTCGGGGACGTGGCATTAGACGATGGGCGAACGACAATCGACGCCCGGCAGAACTACTGGGGGCAATCCGGCGGGCCGAACAACTACCAGCTTAAGCGGGCGACGCACTCGTACCCAGAGAAAATCGACGTGTCGGACCACTGTACCAAACAGGGGTGTTCCGATAAGAAGTAA
- a CDS encoding DUF3644 domain-containing protein, with translation MTDTEDYKVTAINSFRLAVELFNRPTERGRIVGVLKFLNHSFEMLLKASILENGGDIRGEDGEGNTISFEKCVNYCRDGDRGNHDLKVLSGSQAAALLAINNQRDYAEHEQVQIQEEQLYLQSRQAVEIFAELLKEVFDEDLSDHLPERILPLATMMPVDMVNLIQAEISEIRHLLNDGEVDEARRRVKSLDSLERGLDDEGGTPSKAQLNEILDSLEEGENLEAVFPNVFASLTGDVKAGEGRRIQLGNDDGIPASYVPYEEIDEDSDVHLFTEKNLHDRFPLDPHPVRDAVREELGTDISWQKTKAVIKELGLLDDREYYREGISLGEGGSRDGYHKDVIPKVCEAVESGAVDPEEAWDEHKSELWGYD, from the coding sequence ATGACGGACACAGAGGACTACAAAGTCACGGCAATCAACTCGTTCCGTCTGGCGGTCGAATTGTTCAATCGACCTACCGAGCGAGGTCGTATTGTTGGGGTTCTGAAGTTCCTGAACCATTCCTTCGAGATGCTATTAAAGGCCTCCATATTGGAGAATGGGGGCGACATCAGAGGTGAGGATGGTGAAGGGAACACAATCTCGTTTGAGAAGTGCGTCAACTACTGTCGGGATGGTGATAGGGGGAATCATGACCTAAAGGTTCTTTCTGGGTCACAAGCCGCCGCTCTCCTTGCCATCAATAATCAACGAGACTACGCTGAACACGAACAGGTACAGATACAGGAGGAGCAGTTGTACCTCCAATCTCGACAAGCTGTGGAGATATTCGCAGAATTACTGAAGGAGGTCTTCGACGAGGACCTATCTGACCACCTCCCTGAGCGTATCCTTCCACTCGCTACGATGATGCCGGTCGATATGGTAAACCTCATTCAAGCCGAGATTTCGGAAATTCGTCACCTACTGAATGATGGAGAAGTTGATGAAGCAAGAAGGCGAGTGAAGTCACTTGATTCGCTCGAACGGGGATTAGATGATGAAGGAGGAACACCTTCGAAGGCACAGCTAAACGAAATTCTAGACTCGCTGGAAGAGGGGGAAAACCTTGAAGCGGTCTTCCCGAATGTATTCGCCTCCCTAACAGGCGATGTGAAGGCCGGAGAAGGGAGACGTATCCAGTTAGGGAACGACGATGGTATCCCCGCTAGTTACGTGCCATACGAGGAGATTGACGAGGATTCAGATGTTCACTTGTTTACTGAAAAAAACCTCCACGACAGGTTCCCCTTGGACCCCCATCCAGTCCGTGATGCTGTGCGGGAGGAACTGGGAACGGACATTTCATGGCAGAAAACGAAAGCTGTCATCAAAGAGCTAGGACTACTTGACGATAGGGAATACTATCGGGAGGGCATTTCACTGGGCGAAGGTGGCTCACGAGATGGCTACCACAAGGACGTGATACCGAAGGTGTGCGAGGCGGTTGAATCGGGAGCAGTAGACCCTGAAGAGGCGTGGGACGAACACAAATCCGAACTCTGGGGGTATGATTGA
- a CDS encoding transcriptional regulator: MVQDRDEDSGKFTEQYPEEAFLEAVEQLKTATTTEIAEEVGCSYDLAYRRLNTLVDEGEVQRKEIGPSFVWSSA; the protein is encoded by the coding sequence GTGGTACAGGACAGAGACGAGGATTCGGGCAAGTTCACCGAGCAGTATCCCGAAGAGGCATTTCTGGAGGCCGTGGAACAACTTAAGACTGCGACGACGACCGAGATAGCGGAGGAAGTCGGTTGCTCCTATGATTTAGCCTACAGGCGGCTCAATACACTCGTAGACGAAGGGGAAGTCCAACGCAAGGAAATCGGCCCCTCATTCGTCTGGTCATCTGCATAA
- a CDS encoding LuxR C-terminal-related transcriptional regulator, translated as MNQFVNSDAESRFDEFEPDNLLLSELHYEVLKLWATTGLSHEEIANQLDASEDTVHKYLTRRYSKYEDAREKAEKAERTAEFLLIIDPNIPDHLDD; from the coding sequence ATGAATCAATTCGTTAACTCTGATGCAGAGTCCCGGTTCGATGAATTCGAGCCGGATAACCTACTCCTGTCGGAACTGCATTACGAGGTCCTCAAGCTCTGGGCAACCACGGGCCTCTCGCACGAAGAGATAGCCAACCAACTCGACGCATCCGAAGATACCGTCCACAAGTACCTCACTCGCCGGTATTCAAAGTATGAGGACGCCCGAGAGAAGGCCGAGAAAGCCGAGCGGACCGCAGAATTCCTGCTCATCATCGACCCGAATATCCCCGACCACCTCGACGACTGA
- a CDS encoding DpnII family type II restriction endonuclease, whose product MPIRQHRPPTDEFVEEFQDTIVPSAIPSDEFINWDGIESDIENYEAQIEAILDLEDVSESEFVEGLTDALMDADDTRKWIDFYFELLGERGNKYSAYEGVWKFYDVQRAIDRGDRESARSLADILQEIGLQYVVDEADVRDHYRGMLVGMESHARKNRQGFCFENLVEERVEHIANQLRENGHSVETDDEYTTEYNDESGQKKTVDFAMFEDGELSLVVEANAYKVGGSKPSEIRRSYNHVAQRMRNDDIAFVWITDGQGWEKSLANVLRQSYDDIVDLYNLEQAETHLPRDVVNFFETGEV is encoded by the coding sequence ATGCCGATTCGCCAACACCGTCCGCCCACGGACGAGTTCGTTGAAGAATTTCAGGATACTATTGTGCCGTCTGCGATTCCTTCGGATGAGTTCATCAATTGGGACGGAATCGAATCTGACATCGAGAATTACGAGGCTCAGATTGAAGCTATCCTTGACTTAGAGGATGTTTCTGAGTCTGAGTTCGTTGAGGGCCTCACTGATGCCCTGATGGATGCTGATGATACTCGGAAATGGATTGATTTCTATTTCGAGCTATTGGGGGAGCGGGGAAACAAATACTCCGCATACGAAGGGGTCTGGAAGTTCTACGATGTCCAGCGGGCGATTGATAGGGGAGACCGGGAGTCGGCTCGGAGTCTGGCCGACATCCTGCAGGAAATTGGCCTACAGTACGTTGTGGACGAGGCTGATGTCAGGGACCACTATCGTGGGATGCTCGTAGGGATGGAGTCACACGCTCGGAAGAATAGGCAGGGCTTCTGCTTCGAGAATTTGGTCGAGGAACGGGTTGAGCATATTGCGAACCAACTTCGAGAGAATGGTCACTCGGTCGAAACGGATGATGAGTACACGACAGAGTATAACGACGAATCGGGCCAGAAGAAGACCGTAGATTTTGCTATGTTCGAGGATGGCGAGCTTAGCCTTGTCGTTGAGGCCAACGCCTACAAGGTCGGTGGGTCGAAGCCCTCGGAGATTCGCCGGTCGTACAACCATGTCGCTCAACGGATGCGAAACGACGACATCGCCTTTGTCTGGATTACGGATGGGCAGGGTTGGGAAAAATCACTCGCAAACGTGTTGCGGCAGAGTTACGATGATATTGTAGACCTTTACAATCTGGAGCAGGCAGAAACTCACCTGCCCCGTGATGTGGTGAATTTCTTCGAAACCGGCGAAGTCTAA
- a CDS encoding pentapeptide repeat-containing protein, translating into MSDNDDEDEPPQCEYVFDPDESDVPEVAQSSITEEWRCPHYAEDNFEGEHLCLFHLPTSEKDANEVHRHFVDCVSADGALVKRFVGGKFERLAILNFVLGSNDNNPIDLRYASFENRLDFSGSTITQPLFLTGADIGGEFRLPATVLQGRLFAQHVDVEDGILSNEARFYDSVNFRNSTFNGFAKFRECQFDGETSFYGCEFNVDPELPQQGMEIANHRPTLVTFTESTFSQGINLNSAIFNDVLDFERVTSSGTVHLDSVELNEKLHTYFYIVPESDTVPEEKPTGHYIAEISGDIARLQVSIESTAEEPCIISLQDADIESGSLSQPEASFVHFDFSGATLGDIKFKDMNSQNDWRHLIFNQTDFDDVNFINYRSALDECGYDLCSVHDPHGLFEELDLAEKETTYLRARIGAEKIRDHKSSSEFHIRELDNRRSRLWKQRDWLSFAAYLLYGFTSRYGEKPGRVLAVFTPILLISYWLSNSQQVPVLLSDALGLLFAVLPPIFSGLLVLASYRYIGN; encoded by the coding sequence GTGTCTGATAACGATGATGAGGACGAACCACCACAGTGCGAGTATGTCTTTGACCCAGACGAGAGCGATGTGCCGGAAGTCGCACAATCATCTATAACTGAGGAGTGGCGTTGTCCTCACTACGCTGAAGATAACTTCGAAGGAGAGCACCTGTGCCTCTTCCATCTACCCACTTCGGAAAAGGACGCCAACGAGGTTCACCGTCATTTCGTTGATTGCGTAAGTGCCGATGGTGCGTTGGTGAAACGATTCGTAGGAGGAAAATTCGAGAGGCTCGCCATCCTTAACTTCGTACTCGGGTCAAATGACAACAACCCAATCGACCTTCGATATGCTTCCTTCGAAAACAGGCTTGACTTCAGTGGTTCAACTATCACCCAGCCCCTTTTTCTAACTGGAGCCGACATCGGCGGGGAGTTCCGACTTCCGGCAACGGTACTTCAGGGCCGACTATTTGCTCAGCACGTGGATGTCGAAGATGGAATATTGAGTAACGAAGCGAGGTTCTACGATAGCGTTAATTTCAGAAACTCAACCTTCAACGGCTTCGCAAAGTTTCGAGAGTGCCAGTTTGACGGAGAGACGAGCTTCTACGGTTGCGAGTTCAACGTAGACCCAGAACTGCCGCAACAGGGAATGGAAATAGCAAATCACCGGCCTACCTTAGTCACTTTCACGGAGTCCACCTTCTCTCAAGGAATCAATCTGAATAGTGCGATTTTCAACGATGTACTTGATTTTGAAAGGGTGACATCAAGCGGGACGGTTCACTTGGATAGTGTCGAACTCAACGAGAAGCTCCACACCTACTTCTACATAGTACCAGAGTCAGATACCGTCCCAGAAGAAAAGCCGACTGGACACTACATCGCAGAAATAAGTGGGGACATCGCTAGATTGCAGGTTTCGATTGAGAGCACTGCTGAGGAGCCCTGCATCATTTCGTTGCAAGATGCGGATATTGAGTCAGGCAGTCTTAGCCAGCCGGAAGCGAGTTTTGTTCATTTTGACTTTAGTGGGGCGACCTTGGGTGACATCAAGTTCAAGGACATGAACTCACAAAATGATTGGCGACATCTGATTTTCAACCAAACAGACTTTGATGATGTTAATTTCATCAACTATCGGTCGGCACTAGATGAATGTGGCTACGATTTATGTAGTGTCCACGACCCTCACGGCCTCTTCGAGGAGTTGGACTTGGCCGAGAAGGAAACCACATATCTTAGAGCCAGAATCGGTGCTGAGAAGATTCGAGACCATAAATCATCTTCTGAGTTCCATATTCGAGAACTGGATAACCGGCGTTCTCGACTTTGGAAGCAGAGGGACTGGCTATCTTTTGCGGCCTATCTTCTGTACGGCTTCACGAGCCGCTATGGGGAGAAACCCGGTCGAGTGCTCGCTGTGTTCACTCCAATATTGCTTATCAGCTATTGGTTATCCAACTCACAGCAAGTACCAGTACTTCTCTCGGATGCTCTTGGCTTGCTCTTTGCCGTACTTCCACCGATATTCAGTGGTCTGTTGGTCCTTGCTTCGTATCGATATATCGGCAATTGA
- a CDS encoding HNH endonuclease encodes MQKAGYHLEVHHIQPVREGGRDEPANLCTVCESCHKNVIHGHGIRLAPEVGTGPGASWLVCRFLSEMAVIEVDHMYKRDCPPYEPGHVVKTLRQLEKRGLVRRLELESHPANRRHTYCVEEDHEHVLIQYPHESREELSERAAAQFGPIR; translated from the coding sequence ATCCAGAAGGCAGGGTATCATCTCGAAGTCCATCACATCCAGCCCGTGCGAGAGGGAGGTAGAGACGAGCCAGCGAACCTCTGTACTGTCTGTGAATCGTGCCATAAGAACGTCATCCACGGGCATGGGATACGCCTCGCTCCAGAGGTCGGAACCGGGCCGGGAGCATCATGGCTAGTCTGTCGGTTCCTCTCGGAAATGGCCGTCATCGAGGTAGACCACATGTACAAGCGGGATTGTCCTCCGTACGAGCCCGGGCACGTCGTGAAGACGCTTCGGCAGTTGGAGAAGCGAGGTCTCGTGCGTCGCCTCGAACTTGAATCCCATCCGGCGAATCGTCGGCACACGTATTGCGTCGAGGAAGACCACGAACACGTTCTCATCCAGTATCCACACGAGAGTCGAGAAGAGTTAAGCGAGCGAGCCGCCGCTCAGTTCGGCCCCATCCGATAG
- a CDS encoding HNH endonuclease: MSQNRNPKVVEEAKERDDFTCQKCGLQDPSTVEGHHIEPLSVGGIDAVENVSTLCDYCHDFAPMNIQPTDFEAVFQIYVSTGLTPDHDLLLFGSMLHSDMDSHQQVAESLHYLYDNSLTMPNASLDMRWIQASRKVDYRGIREYFPKGSKCGVHGMDTELSRQAILQRVDDPDCYHGEPPKGSPTPTTIGRSS; this comes from the coding sequence ATGAGTCAGAATCGCAATCCGAAGGTTGTGGAGGAAGCCAAAGAGCGGGACGATTTCACTTGTCAGAAGTGCGGTCTCCAAGACCCATCAACCGTAGAGGGACACCACATCGAGCCGCTGTCGGTCGGCGGAATCGATGCCGTTGAGAACGTCTCCACCCTCTGTGACTACTGTCACGACTTCGCACCGATGAACATCCAACCGACCGACTTTGAAGCTGTGTTCCAGATATACGTCTCGACGGGGCTAACTCCTGACCACGACCTGCTCCTCTTCGGGAGTATGCTCCACTCGGATATGGATTCCCATCAACAGGTGGCAGAGTCGCTCCACTACCTCTACGATAACTCGTTGACGATGCCGAATGCGTCGTTGGATATGCGGTGGATTCAGGCTTCAAGAAAGGTGGACTACAGAGGGATTCGAGAGTACTTCCCCAAGGGGAGTAAGTGCGGGGTTCACGGTATGGACACCGAACTATCACGCCAAGCGATTCTCCAGCGTGTAGACGACCCTGACTGTTACCACGGCGAACCACCGAAGGGCTCACCTACGCCGACGACAATCGGACGCTCATCGTAG